CGCCGCGGGCGGCCACCCGGGGGCTCCGCCCCCGAACCCCCGTCGGCCTGAAAGGCCTCGCCCTCACCCGCCGGACGGGCCGATCATGCCCCCTCCGATCCATGCACAGCGATCTATGCACAGCAGGTATACACATCACGTATACCTGCTGTGTATAGTCCTCCCCATGTCCATCGGTCACACCCTTCTGGGACTCCTGGAGTCCGGCCCGCGACACGGTTACGACCTGAAGCGGGCCTTCGACGAGAAGTTCGGTCAGGACCGCCCGCTGCACTACGGGCAGGTCTACGCGACGATGTCCCGGCTGCTGAAGCACGGACTCGTCGAGGTCGACGGGGTCGAGTCCGGCGACGGGCCCGAGCGCAAGCGGTACGCGATCACCGACGCCGGGATCACCGACGTGGAGCAGTGGCTCGCGACGCCCGAGAAGCCCGAGCCGTATCTGCAGTCGACCCTCTACACCAAGGTCGTCCTCGCGCTGCTCACGCACCGGAACGCCGCCGACATCCTCGACACGCAGCGCGCCGAGCACCTGCGGATGATGCGCATCCTCACCGACCGAAAGCGCCGGGGCGACCTCGCCGACCAGCTCGTCTGCGACCACGCCCTGTTCCACCTCGAAGCCGATCTGCGCTGGCTGGAACTGACCGCCGCGCGTCTGGACAAGCTCGCTCTGGCGGTGACGTCCCGATGACCTCTCCGAAGAGCGCTCCTCCCGGTTCCCTGCTCGTCGCGAGCGAACTGCGCAAGGCCTACGGCCCGACCAACGCGCTCGACGGCGCCGAGTTCTCGATCCACCCCGGCGAGGTCGTCGCCGTGATGGGCCCGTCCGGGTCCGGCAAGTCGACCCTGCTGCACTGTCTCGCCGGGATCGTGCCGCCCGACTCCGGGTCCATCACGTACAACGGCCGCGAGATGGCCGGCATGAGCGACGGGCAGCGGAGTCAGCTGCGGCGCACCGACTTCGGGTTCGTGTTCCAGTTCGGGCAGCTCGTGCCGGAACTCACCTGCGTCGAGAACGTGGCGCTTCCCCTCCGCCTCAACGGGACCTCCCGCAAGGAGGCCGAGCGGACCGCGCTGTCCTGGATGGAGCGGCTGGAGGTCGACGACCTCAGGGGCAAGCGGCCCGGCGAGGTGTCCGGCGGCCAGGGTCAACGGGTGGCTGTCGCACGGGCGTTGGTCACCAGCCCGCGGGTGCTGTTCGCCGACGAGCCCACCGGCGCCCTCGACTCGCTCAACGGCGAGCGCGTGATGGAGCTGCTCACCGAGGCGGCCCGGTCGACCAACGCCGCCGTCGTGCTCGTCACGCACGAGGCACGGGTGGCCGCCTACTCGGACCGCGAGATCGTCGTACGGGACGGAAAGTCGCGGGACATGGAGCGCGTCGTATGAGTGCTCGACGGGGGGACCTCCCGCGCGAGCGGAGCCGCGCGTGGGGGCGGAGCAGGGACCTGGGCATGGGGATCCGGTTCGCCTTCACGGGCGGGCGCGAGGGCTGGGGCCGGGTCCTGCTGACGGCCGTCGGGGTCGGGCTCGGGGTGGCGCTGCTGCTGCTGACGACCGCCATCCCGAGCGCCCTGTCGGCCCGGCACGAGCGCGAGAGCGCCCGGACGAACATCATGTACGTCGACAAGCAGATGCCGAAGGCCGACAACACGCTGCTCGTCGCCGTGGCGGACACGACCTACCGCTCCGACGACATACGCGGGCGGGCACTGGAACCCGAAGGCGTACGGGCGCCCCTGCCACCGGGGGTCGACAGGTTCCCCGCGGTCGGGGAGATGATCGTCTCGCCCGCTCTCGAACGGCTGCTGAAGTCCGGCGACGGCAAGCTGCTGCGGGAGCGGCTGCCCGACCGGATCGTCGGCACCATCGACGGCGACGGGCTCAGGGGACCGGCCGAACTCGCCTTCTACCGGGGCGCCGACCATCTCGCGGAGCGCCTCACCAACGGTGTGAACACGCGGATCAACCGGTTCGGGGATCTGAATCCGAGTTCCGAGGGGATGGACCCCGTCCTGCTCCTCCTCACCCTCGTCGTCTTCGTGGTGCTGCTGATGCCGGTCGGTGTCTTCATCGCCACGGCCGTACGGTTCGGCGGTGAGCGGCGCGACCGGCGGCTGGCCGCCCTGCGGCTGGTCGGGGCCGACGTCGGGATGACCCGGCGGATCGCCTCGGGCGAGGCCTTCGCGGGCGCCGCGGTCGGGCTCGTCCTCGGCGCCGTCTTCTTCCTGATCGGCCGGCAGGCCGCGGGCCACGTCGAGATCCTCGACATGAGCGTCTTCCCCAGCGATGTGAATCCGGAGCCCGCGCTGGCCGTCCTGGTCGGCGTCACGGTGCCGGTGGCGGCGGTGCTGGTCACCCTGTTCGCACTGCGCGGAGTGGTGATCGAACCGCTCGGCGTGGTGCGTACGGCCCGGCCGCCGCGCCGCCGGCTGTGGTGGCGGCTGCTGATGCCGCTGGGCGGGGTCGCGGCGCTCTCCCCCATGATCGGACAGGGCAACGACGCCGGGCAGTTCAACGACCTCCTCGTCATCACCGGTGTCACGCTGCTCCTCATCGGGGTGACCGCGCTGCTGCCCTGGGTCGTCGAGGCGGCCGTCGCCCGGCTCGGCTCCGGCGGGCTCTCCTGGCAACTGGCCGTCCGACGGCTCCAGTTGAGCAGCGGTACAGCGGCTCGCATGGTGAACGGCATCGCGGTGGCGGTGGCCGGTGCGATCGCGCTGCAGATGTTCTTCGCCGGGGTCTCCGGTGCCTACACGACCGCGTCGGACCAGGACCTCGACCGGGCCCAGATGGAGTTCAGCGTTCCCGACAACGTCTCCCCGGCCTCGGCGGCCCAGCAGCTCTCCAGCACCAGGGGCGTACGGAAGATCACCGTGATCTCCTTCGCCTCGGTCGGCGAGAAGGCCAAGGACCCGGAAAACTATGTTGAGTTGACCATCGGCGACTGCGCCGCCCTGCGTGAGATGGGCCGTCTGCCCTCGTGCCGCGACGGCGACGCCTTCACCGTGCGGGGCGCCGAGTACGACACTCAGACGCCCCGACTGGTCAAGCCGGGACGGGAGTTGTGGATCAGCCCGGACTACACGCAGTCGGCGAACCGGTCGGTCGCCTGGACGGTGCCTGCCGGCCTCAAACAGTCCGGTGTGCGCGAGGACCCGTCCGGGAGCGAGCACGGCGGCATCCTCGCCACGCCGGGTGCCCTGCCCAAGGAGATCGTGGCGCGGGCGGCCGGCCGGATCTTCATCGGCATCGATCCCGGGGTGCCGGACGCCCGCGACCGCGTCCGCAACACGGCGGCGCTGATCGATCCCCTCACCTCGCCCGACACCTGGACGTCGAGCGATCGCACCAAGCAGTTCAACTCGATCCGCACGGGCCTCTTCGTCGGCGCGACCTGTGTCCTGCTGCTGATCGGGGTGAGCCTGCTGGTCTCCCAGCTGGAGCAGTTGCGCGAGCGCCGGAAGCTGCTGTCGTCCCTGGTCGCCTTCGGCACCCGGCGGCGCACCCTGAGCCTGTCGGTGCTGTGGCAGACCGCGATCCCGATCGGACTGGGGCTGGTGCTGTCTTCGGCGGTGGGGCTGACCCTGGGCTCCGTCCTGCTGAGGATGACGAGCAGGTCGGTCCACGTCGACTGGGGCGCCGTACTGATGATGACCGGCATCGGCGCGGGCGTCGTGCTGCTGGTGACGGTGCTGAGTCTGCCGCCGCTGCTGCGGCTGATGCGGCCGGACGGTCTGCGCACGGAGTAGCGCCTCCGCGTCCGCCCGGTGCCCACGCGGTGCCCGCCCCCGACGGGCCCCTCCCCCGGACCTCGGTCTGCTGGGGAGGGGCCCGTCCGCGATCCGCTCAGCCGCCCTCGGTTCCTCGCGGATCCGGTCCTTTCAGAGGCTGTACTCCTTGACCACCCGCCGTACCTGGGCGAAGAGCATGCCGACGTTGACCGACTTGCGGCAGACGACCACGGCGACGACGTCCTGCTGCTCGTTCAACCGCACGAACAGGTGAGTGAGGTTCTCGCTGTTGACGAGAATCTCCTGGAAGAAGTGCTGATCGCCCGGGGTGCCCCGCCGTTCCTTGAAGACGTCCTCGATCATCACGACCGTACGGCCCTGGAACAGGTCGAGGGTCGCGCCCGCCAGCAGGTCGAGGACCTCCGGCGGATGGTTGTCGACCGTCTCGTAGGACAGCAGCATCCCGGTGGACATGTCGACCACCCCCGACGCGACACACTCGGGGGCATCTGTACGGAGCGCCTTGACCAGGCTCATGACCTGGTCGGAGAAACCTGTGGTCATGCGTTTCGTCGCCATCCTTCCTTCACACTCCTTCGGTCGCCACGGCTGATTCCGTCGCGGTGAGGATCGAGCCGATACGGCGCAGCGCCGGCTGGGTAGCACGGTGCAGCCGGTCCAGGTCGACGCCCTCGTCTCCGAGTACGACCATCAGCGCGGTGTCCCCGACTGCGTAGAACGCGGCGCAGCCCTGGCTGCCGTAGGTGACCGTCCGGCGCAGGGTGCCCCGGCCGGTCGCCTGGGCCGCCCGACGGGCGAGGCCGAGTCCCGCGGCGGCGATGGCGGCGAGGCTCTCGGGGTCGATCGACTCGGCGGTGTCCGCCGCGATGAGCAGTCCGTCGGTCGCGGCGATCGCCGTGTCGGTGATTCCGTCCACTTTTTCGCGCAGGTCGCGCATTTCCATGGCCAGCGCTTTGTGGTCCATGTACTCAACTCCCCTATGGGTTTCTATGAATTTCTACGGGTTTCCATGAGCTTCCATGCGTCTCTGCGTTCTGTCGGGACTTATTTGGCGGTTCCGTTCCTCATGCGAAAGAACCCTTTCCAGCTCGCCCCGCGCTTTTCCGGGGCGAGAGATTCGGTGATGCCACTGGCGCCGGGGTCGCGGCGGGGCAGTGCGGGCGCGGAGGCGGGAGCCTGCGGTGGCGCCGCCGGCCGGGGAAGCGGCTGCGCGTCGGCGGCGAGGACGGCGGCCAGCGCGGTGACGACGGCCGGGTCGACGTACGGGATCGGCG
The DNA window shown above is from Streptomyces sp. NBC_01451 and carries:
- a CDS encoding PadR family transcriptional regulator; translation: MSIGHTLLGLLESGPRHGYDLKRAFDEKFGQDRPLHYGQVYATMSRLLKHGLVEVDGVESGDGPERKRYAITDAGITDVEQWLATPEKPEPYLQSTLYTKVVLALLTHRNAADILDTQRAEHLRMMRILTDRKRRGDLADQLVCDHALFHLEADLRWLELTAARLDKLALAVTSR
- a CDS encoding ABC transporter ATP-binding protein, whose protein sequence is MTSPKSAPPGSLLVASELRKAYGPTNALDGAEFSIHPGEVVAVMGPSGSGKSTLLHCLAGIVPPDSGSITYNGREMAGMSDGQRSQLRRTDFGFVFQFGQLVPELTCVENVALPLRLNGTSRKEAERTALSWMERLEVDDLRGKRPGEVSGGQGQRVAVARALVTSPRVLFADEPTGALDSLNGERVMELLTEAARSTNAAVVLVTHEARVAAYSDREIVVRDGKSRDMERVV
- a CDS encoding ABC transporter permease encodes the protein MSARRGDLPRERSRAWGRSRDLGMGIRFAFTGGREGWGRVLLTAVGVGLGVALLLLTTAIPSALSARHERESARTNIMYVDKQMPKADNTLLVAVADTTYRSDDIRGRALEPEGVRAPLPPGVDRFPAVGEMIVSPALERLLKSGDGKLLRERLPDRIVGTIDGDGLRGPAELAFYRGADHLAERLTNGVNTRINRFGDLNPSSEGMDPVLLLLTLVVFVVLLMPVGVFIATAVRFGGERRDRRLAALRLVGADVGMTRRIASGEAFAGAAVGLVLGAVFFLIGRQAAGHVEILDMSVFPSDVNPEPALAVLVGVTVPVAAVLVTLFALRGVVIEPLGVVRTARPPRRRLWWRLLMPLGGVAALSPMIGQGNDAGQFNDLLVITGVTLLLIGVTALLPWVVEAAVARLGSGGLSWQLAVRRLQLSSGTAARMVNGIAVAVAGAIALQMFFAGVSGAYTTASDQDLDRAQMEFSVPDNVSPASAAQQLSSTRGVRKITVISFASVGEKAKDPENYVELTIGDCAALREMGRLPSCRDGDAFTVRGAEYDTQTPRLVKPGRELWISPDYTQSANRSVAWTVPAGLKQSGVREDPSGSEHGGILATPGALPKEIVARAAGRIFIGIDPGVPDARDRVRNTAALIDPLTSPDTWTSSDRTKQFNSIRTGLFVGATCVLLLIGVSLLVSQLEQLRERRKLLSSLVAFGTRRRTLSLSVLWQTAIPIGLGLVLSSAVGLTLGSVLLRMTSRSVHVDWGAVLMMTGIGAGVVLLVTVLSLPPLLRLMRPDGLRTE
- a CDS encoding roadblock/LC7 domain-containing protein, with the protein product MDHKALAMEMRDLREKVDGITDTAIAATDGLLIAADTAESIDPESLAAIAAAGLGLARRAAQATGRGTLRRTVTYGSQGCAAFYAVGDTALMVVLGDEGVDLDRLHRATQPALRRIGSILTATESAVATEGV